A window of Thermoflexus sp. contains these coding sequences:
- a CDS encoding Flp family type IVb pilin gives MVRLLQAWLWLREKGQGLVEYALILVLIAVVVIVILSLLGTRVSTVFSQIASALQGS, from the coding sequence ATGGTTCGGTTGCTGCAGGCGTGGCTGTGGCTGCGGGAGAAGGGGCAGGGGCTGGTGGAGTATGCCCTGATCCTGGTGCTCATCGCCGTCGTGGTCATCGTCATCCTCAGCTTGCTGGGCACCCGGGTCAGCACGGTGTTCTCCCAGATCGCCAGCGCCCTGCAGGGATCGTAA
- a CDS encoding prenyltransferase/squalene oxidase repeat-containing protein — protein MGLKILFSAPEKQGSTAHSMRLAAAYRFLEGTQNVDGGWGYHPRGRSLVEPTGAVLLALADVPESPSLSPARAWLERAQRPDGGWGMDPDESESDWGTAWAVLALARLDPRLPLIARGIQWLRDVPSIRIHADELTAEVRRMLRIDPSLRGWPWRPGEASWVEPTALALLAMHAASSIEAHRDRVEEAIRYLIDRRCQGGGWNFGNPFMLGAYLPPRPHPTAWVLLALQAIAPDAIRSEDVEALRAEMHRDGGTMALALGHMALTALGVEDHEVLQHLFARQGPDGSWEGNPYVTALTVLALQGGWPWLRRG, from the coding sequence ATGGGTCTGAAGATCCTCTTTTCCGCTCCAGAAAAGCAGGGGAGCACGGCACATTCCATGCGCCTCGCAGCCGCCTATCGATTCCTGGAAGGCACCCAGAACGTCGATGGGGGATGGGGCTACCACCCGCGCGGTCGTTCCCTGGTCGAACCCACTGGGGCTGTCCTCCTCGCCCTGGCGGATGTTCCAGAAAGCCCTTCTCTCTCACCGGCTCGGGCATGGCTGGAACGGGCCCAGCGGCCGGATGGAGGATGGGGAATGGATCCCGACGAATCTGAAAGCGACTGGGGCACCGCCTGGGCGGTCCTCGCGCTGGCCCGCCTGGATCCCCGCCTCCCTCTGATCGCCCGGGGGATCCAGTGGCTGCGAGATGTTCCGAGCATCCGGATCCATGCCGATGAGCTGACCGCCGAGGTGCGCCGCATGCTGCGGATCGATCCCTCGTTGCGCGGGTGGCCCTGGCGGCCTGGCGAGGCTTCCTGGGTGGAGCCCACGGCGCTGGCCCTGCTGGCCATGCATGCGGCTTCGAGCATCGAGGCGCACCGGGATCGCGTGGAGGAGGCGATCCGTTACCTGATCGATCGGCGCTGTCAGGGAGGGGGATGGAATTTCGGCAATCCGTTCATGCTCGGGGCTTACCTCCCGCCCCGCCCGCACCCCACGGCGTGGGTTCTTCTCGCCCTGCAAGCCATCGCGCCCGATGCAATCCGATCCGAAGATGTGGAAGCGCTCCGCGCGGAGATGCATCGGGATGGGGGAACCATGGCGCTGGCCCTTGGGCACATGGCGCTCACGGCGCTGGGGGTCGAGGATCATGAGGTCCTGCAACATCTCTTCGCCCGGCAAGGTCCAGACGGGAGCTGGGAGGGAAACCCCTATGTGACGGCGCTGACCGTGCTGGCGCTACAGGGAGGCTGGCCATGGCTGCGCCGCGGCTGA
- a CDS encoding mannosyltransferase family protein, producing MIGIWALVLILTRIEAAWLSPLRPLTPLERALPAWPPVAPFPLWLERVLIAPWARWDAHWYARIATGGYRAGDGTTQFYPLYPLLAMPLVRLGLPPMVALTLISLAAGLGAVLLFESAARRGMEPARARRATLAFMLFPTGFVLFAPYSEALFLLLAIGSIGAAQERRWGLAGLLAALATLTRPQGIFLLLPLAWSLREVGGRLRDTGFLLLPLLALGGWSLVRIAAIDGLSLTGHGFNAYLYALLLSPHANQVVTHQAFLWPWEAMGRALGKLVREPDVDLVLNLILAAWFVALTLRAWRWMDGGERLYTLAVALAAFSYHTGPVHPYMGLPRHLWIAFPAFLALGRIRSRWLSILPALQMPALFFAIIPYVLEAWVP from the coding sequence ATGATCGGCATCTGGGCGCTGGTGCTGATCCTGACGCGCATCGAGGCGGCGTGGCTCTCCCCGCTGCGGCCGCTGACTCCCCTGGAGCGCGCGCTGCCGGCCTGGCCGCCCGTCGCCCCCTTCCCCCTCTGGCTCGAGCGGGTCCTGATCGCGCCATGGGCCCGGTGGGACGCCCACTGGTATGCCCGGATCGCGACGGGGGGTTATCGCGCGGGGGACGGCACCACGCAGTTCTACCCCCTTTACCCGCTGCTGGCCATGCCGCTGGTCCGGCTCGGCCTCCCCCCGATGGTGGCCCTCACGCTGATCAGCCTTGCCGCCGGCCTGGGAGCGGTCCTGCTCTTCGAGAGCGCGGCCCGTCGGGGAATGGAGCCCGCCCGGGCGCGACGGGCGACGCTGGCCTTTATGCTGTTCCCGACCGGCTTCGTGCTCTTCGCCCCCTATTCCGAGGCCCTCTTTCTGCTTCTCGCCATCGGGAGCATCGGCGCGGCCCAGGAGCGGCGCTGGGGACTCGCCGGCCTTCTCGCCGCCCTGGCGACCCTCACACGCCCTCAGGGGATCTTCCTTCTCCTCCCCCTCGCGTGGTCCCTCCGGGAGGTCGGGGGCCGCCTCCGGGATACGGGGTTTCTGCTCCTCCCCCTGCTGGCCCTGGGGGGATGGTCCCTGGTTCGGATCGCCGCGATCGATGGCCTTTCCCTGACGGGACACGGGTTCAACGCGTATCTCTACGCCCTGCTCCTCTCGCCCCACGCGAATCAGGTGGTCACCCACCAGGCCTTCCTCTGGCCGTGGGAGGCCATGGGGCGGGCGCTGGGGAAACTCGTTCGGGAGCCCGATGTCGATCTGGTCCTCAACCTGATCCTGGCCGCGTGGTTCGTGGCCCTCACCCTCCGGGCCTGGCGGTGGATGGATGGGGGGGAACGACTTTACACCCTGGCGGTCGCCCTCGCCGCCTTCAGTTACCACACCGGGCCCGTCCATCCCTATATGGGATTGCCCCGCCACCTCTGGATCGCCTTCCCGGCCTTCCTGGCCCTGGGGCGCATCCGCTCTCGCTGGCTGAGTATCCTTCCAGCTCTTCAGATGCCGGCGCTCTTTTTCGCGATCATTCCTTATGTGCTCGAAGCATGGGTTCCATAA
- a CDS encoding DUF362 domain-containing protein: MAAPRLTRRAFLRLMLIAGIGGGLAFAERRTRPVGLRQFLTWLLRGWRRRVEPPATVALGASLSYDEALLRDALIALWDEAGMPDVAGKRVLVKPNLIEWIEGRPLVTAPEVVGAVIDGLRARGAAEIVVGEGPGFRRDAGPVVTQSGLADVLARRGVPFIDLNYDDPQPVPPRDGWFPGRSRLWLPRHVVEADLIISVAKLKTHHWAGVTLSLKNLFGVVPGIRYGWPKNMLHVNGITPSILGLKQALPPVVSVIDGIVGMEGDGPLFGTPVPHGVLAVGKDPLAVDVIGARLMGFDPEEIEHLALGIWAGIGQGVHIEVRGAPIESLRRRYRRPPK; the protein is encoded by the coding sequence ATGGCTGCGCCGCGGCTGACCCGACGGGCCTTCCTGCGCCTGATGCTCATCGCCGGCATCGGGGGCGGGCTGGCCTTCGCCGAGCGCCGGACCCGGCCGGTGGGCCTGCGGCAGTTCCTGACCTGGCTGCTGCGGGGCTGGCGGCGGCGGGTGGAGCCGCCGGCGACGGTGGCCCTGGGGGCTTCTCTCTCTTACGATGAGGCGCTGCTGCGGGATGCCCTGATAGCGCTGTGGGACGAGGCGGGCATGCCCGATGTGGCCGGGAAGCGGGTGCTGGTGAAGCCGAACCTCATCGAGTGGATCGAGGGACGGCCCCTGGTCACCGCCCCGGAGGTGGTCGGAGCGGTGATCGATGGACTGCGCGCCCGCGGGGCAGCGGAGATCGTGGTGGGCGAGGGACCAGGGTTCCGGCGGGACGCCGGGCCGGTCGTGACCCAGAGCGGCCTGGCGGATGTCCTGGCCCGACGGGGTGTTCCCTTCATCGATCTCAACTATGACGACCCGCAGCCGGTCCCTCCACGGGACGGCTGGTTCCCGGGCCGATCGCGGCTATGGCTCCCCCGACATGTCGTCGAGGCTGACCTGATCATCTCCGTCGCCAAACTCAAGACCCATCACTGGGCCGGCGTTACCCTGAGCCTGAAGAACCTGTTCGGGGTCGTTCCGGGGATCCGCTACGGCTGGCCGAAGAACATGCTGCACGTCAACGGCATCACCCCCAGCATCCTGGGGTTGAAGCAGGCGCTGCCGCCGGTGGTGAGCGTGATCGATGGCATCGTGGGGATGGAAGGGGATGGCCCGCTGTTCGGGACGCCGGTGCCCCACGGCGTGCTGGCCGTCGGGAAGGACCCGCTGGCTGTGGATGTGATAGGCGCCCGGCTGATGGGCTTCGACCCGGAGGAGATCGAGCATCTCGCCCTGGGGATCTGGGCGGGGATCGGCCAGGGGGTTCACATCGAGGTGCGGGGCGCCCCCATCGAGAGCTTGCGCCGTCGGTATCGGCGGCCGCCGAAATAG
- a CDS encoding glycosyltransferase family 87 protein, whose protein sequence is MKTSIPWGRWAFLFLLCLIIGWEAILAGYKLSEFPYQAVDFFQHDFLARFLQQGGSFTDPSWPIRIGSTLGLRLPPSLERTAPLLLYQPIVLPLFRVLALFPMHVAYAIWLAISLMLIGWTGWRIARTLGVSPAPVLFALGMWPAMWHVLLLGNIDVLTWALMNAGWIALLRGRPRWGGFWIGWATALKGFPIFATVPWLRNSGRPLVEGLAIGIFTSILWGTLWVGPTGEGFLLRHLTNYQMALEMFMPANNSLLAWLWAFAGPPIQDEKGVQFHGLLYPAFVLSPRPLSILGAAFLLSLAGAWARQQRGQPSLVEGGLWLSLGLLIWPISWINYHIYLFAPITALALYGNRLRPMTRWMLRITIIPLTIALSYGAITAISAPYMTVSLLLGSTRLLLLGLFFRAARELQQRNRLGGEQ, encoded by the coding sequence ATGAAGACCAGCATTCCATGGGGACGATGGGCATTTCTGTTCCTGCTCTGCCTTATCATCGGCTGGGAGGCCATCCTGGCGGGCTACAAACTCAGCGAGTTCCCCTATCAAGCGGTGGATTTCTTTCAGCATGACTTTCTGGCCCGCTTTCTTCAGCAAGGAGGGTCCTTCACGGATCCATCATGGCCTATCCGGATCGGATCGACCCTGGGACTCCGATTGCCGCCCAGCTTGGAGCGCACGGCTCCCTTGTTGCTATATCAACCCATCGTCTTGCCTCTCTTCCGGGTTCTGGCCCTTTTCCCCATGCATGTCGCATATGCTATATGGCTCGCCATCAGCCTCATGCTCATCGGGTGGACAGGATGGCGGATCGCGCGGACGCTGGGCGTTTCGCCGGCTCCGGTGCTATTTGCCCTCGGAATGTGGCCGGCGATGTGGCATGTGCTGCTTCTGGGGAACATCGATGTCCTGACATGGGCGCTGATGAACGCCGGATGGATTGCGCTGCTACGAGGCCGGCCGCGTTGGGGAGGATTCTGGATCGGATGGGCGACGGCCTTGAAAGGCTTCCCTATATTCGCAACCGTGCCGTGGTTGAGGAACTCAGGACGGCCTCTTGTGGAGGGCCTCGCCATCGGGATATTCACGAGCATACTCTGGGGAACCCTGTGGGTCGGGCCGACGGGCGAGGGTTTCCTGCTCCGACATCTCACGAATTACCAGATGGCCCTGGAGATGTTCATGCCGGCGAACAACTCGCTCCTGGCATGGCTATGGGCGTTCGCAGGGCCTCCCATACAGGATGAAAAGGGGGTCCAGTTCCATGGCCTTCTGTATCCAGCGTTCGTTCTCTCCCCACGTCCGCTGTCCATCCTAGGAGCTGCGTTCCTGCTGAGCCTCGCTGGAGCATGGGCCCGGCAACAACGCGGGCAGCCGTCACTGGTCGAGGGTGGTCTCTGGCTTAGCCTGGGGCTGCTCATCTGGCCGATCTCATGGATCAACTATCATATCTATTTGTTTGCCCCCATCACGGCTCTTGCCCTCTACGGGAATCGGCTTCGACCGATGACTCGATGGATGCTGAGGATTACGATCATCCCGCTCACCATCGCCCTCAGTTACGGCGCCATCACGGCGATCAGCGCACCTTACATGACTGTATCCCTCCTCCTGGGCTCCACGCGACTGCTGCTCCTCGGACTGTTCTTCCGGGCTGCTCGGGAGCTTCAACAGCGTAACCGGTTGGGAGGGGAGCAATGA
- a CDS encoding glycosyltransferase 87 family protein, whose translation MTSRKDRALNLLIFALALLEALYLLGAFRLAGLFPVIGADFRALYAAAQAARENGFAAIYDPDRTFPYQEALCRMAGSEAPCMFIPMVFLPAFVLLALPLTALPPAMAFATWSGISLLLALLALRPFLRAFPGPERHKLLAVMLLSYPSLMNLLWGQVNAWLLLGLARFQIHREARADLRSGLWLGWLLLKPQTLILLLPGLALAGQWAALAGFGVSACLILALSLGLSGPQGLWEWWGWISGFARPHPALAPAVVGAETMMNWRALGVWLQGTLPAWILWPGIGAAMILTAIPVLIAWRKAGKKEAWEDDRLMLATWTATFTTSWHAHPHTAMILMPSLLRAIHGEMIPRGLWLSWSLIPATLPFLVILLDALRVPLPEGGVVSFLAGRIYMILHLVLYGWAIRPFFSGGRHP comes from the coding sequence GTGACCAGTCGGAAGGACAGAGCGCTCAACCTGCTGATTTTCGCCTTGGCTCTCCTGGAAGCGCTTTATCTCCTTGGGGCCTTTCGCCTGGCCGGCCTTTTCCCAGTCATCGGCGCCGATTTCCGGGCCCTCTACGCTGCCGCTCAGGCAGCGCGGGAGAACGGGTTCGCCGCTATCTATGACCCGGATCGCACGTTTCCCTACCAGGAGGCCCTCTGCCGGATGGCCGGTTCCGAGGCTCCGTGCATGTTCATCCCCATGGTGTTCCTGCCGGCCTTCGTCCTTTTAGCCCTTCCCCTCACTGCCCTGCCCCCAGCCATGGCCTTCGCCACATGGTCGGGGATCAGCCTGCTCCTTGCTCTCCTGGCCCTGCGCCCCTTTTTGCGGGCCTTCCCCGGTCCTGAACGCCACAAGCTTCTGGCCGTGATGCTCCTCTCCTATCCGAGCCTAATGAACTTGCTGTGGGGTCAGGTCAATGCCTGGCTGCTGCTCGGCCTCGCCCGATTTCAGATCCACCGGGAAGCCCGTGCCGATCTGCGAAGCGGCCTCTGGCTGGGATGGCTCCTCCTCAAGCCGCAGACCCTGATCCTGCTGCTGCCCGGCCTTGCCCTGGCGGGCCAGTGGGCTGCCCTCGCGGGCTTCGGGGTCTCCGCATGCCTGATCCTGGCCCTCTCCCTCGGGCTGAGCGGCCCGCAGGGGTTGTGGGAATGGTGGGGATGGATCAGCGGGTTCGCCCGGCCTCATCCGGCTCTCGCCCCCGCCGTGGTGGGGGCGGAAACCATGATGAACTGGCGGGCCCTTGGCGTATGGCTCCAGGGAACCCTGCCGGCCTGGATCCTCTGGCCCGGGATCGGCGCGGCGATGATCCTGACTGCAATCCCCGTGCTGATCGCCTGGCGGAAGGCTGGGAAGAAAGAGGCCTGGGAGGATGATCGCCTCATGCTGGCGACCTGGACGGCTACGTTCACCACTTCGTGGCATGCCCATCCGCATACGGCCATGATCCTGATGCCCTCTCTTCTGCGCGCGATCCACGGGGAGATGATTCCCCGGGGCCTCTGGCTCTCGTGGAGCTTGATCCCCGCCACCCTGCCCTTTCTGGTGATCCTCCTGGACGCCCTCCGGGTTCCACTGCCAGAGGGCGGGGTGGTCAGCTTCCTGGCCGGGCGGATATATATGATCCTTCATCTCGTCCTGTATGGATGGGCAATTCGACCGTTCTTTTCAGGCGGGAGACATCCATGA
- a CDS encoding glycosyltransferase family 87 protein: MNRRRLRVYPWLIGAALWGVWIGEILTRRGWQGGLGPILGSDFITLYGAGLLYRHHPARLYDPEAQAGIQAALIAPTPYPGLNPFISPPYVAMACSLLTLLPLPIAFALWNGLTLAWTLHAATGLRRLLPEEIRQAARSFPPISVLLLSFFPFMAGWRVGQNHGLTLWLVTWLLINSRARRPGLAGLIAGLMLYKPQFVLGFLILWMAWKEWRALAAFGATTLLWLGLSLLTGGGPLYGKYLAQSSLVLSFPWVKGFPAFALITPYGLLATLLPPSARLALQAASALGLLLLGLGLAHIAASLRNQPWERQAPAWVLAILYPLLAFPYALLHDLMLLAPAMTLWAARGPSRRLLRTAIGVYLGALVFSALGALTRLALPALLPLGVGIAMAREGVLSLRPWEDRPR; this comes from the coding sequence GTGAACCGAAGACGCCTGCGCGTGTATCCGTGGCTGATCGGCGCCGCCCTGTGGGGGGTGTGGATCGGAGAGATCCTCACGCGCCGGGGCTGGCAGGGAGGGCTGGGCCCGATCCTGGGCAGTGATTTCATCACCCTCTATGGGGCAGGACTCCTTTATCGTCACCACCCGGCACGCCTGTATGATCCGGAGGCCCAGGCCGGGATCCAGGCCGCCCTGATCGCGCCCACCCCGTATCCGGGCCTGAACCCGTTCATCAGCCCGCCTTATGTCGCCATGGCCTGCAGCCTGCTCACGCTCCTGCCCCTGCCCATCGCCTTTGCCCTGTGGAACGGGCTCACCCTGGCGTGGACGCTGCACGCCGCTACGGGGCTTCGAAGACTCCTCCCGGAGGAGATCCGCCAGGCCGCTCGCTCCTTCCCGCCCATCTCCGTCCTTTTGCTCTCTTTTTTCCCTTTTATGGCCGGCTGGCGGGTGGGACAAAACCATGGTCTTACCCTCTGGCTGGTCACCTGGCTGCTGATCAACAGCCGGGCCCGACGGCCCGGCCTGGCCGGCTTGATCGCCGGGCTGATGCTTTACAAGCCCCAGTTCGTCCTCGGGTTTCTCATCCTCTGGATGGCCTGGAAAGAATGGCGGGCTCTGGCCGCTTTCGGGGCGACGACCCTCCTGTGGCTCGGGCTCAGCCTCCTGACCGGAGGGGGTCCGCTTTATGGGAAATACCTGGCCCAAAGTTCCCTTGTGCTATCGTTTCCGTGGGTGAAGGGCTTCCCGGCTTTCGCCCTCATCACCCCGTATGGCCTGCTCGCCACCCTTCTGCCGCCCAGCGCCCGCCTGGCCCTGCAAGCGGCTTCCGCCCTCGGGCTCCTGCTGCTGGGGTTGGGGCTCGCCCATATCGCCGCTTCTCTGCGAAACCAGCCCTGGGAACGACAGGCTCCCGCCTGGGTGCTGGCTATCCTTTACCCGCTTCTGGCCTTTCCGTATGCGCTGCTGCATGATCTGATGCTGCTTGCGCCCGCCATGACGCTCTGGGCGGCCAGAGGCCCTTCCCGCCGGCTGCTCCGGACGGCCATCGGGGTTTACCTGGGCGCGCTCGTCTTTTCCGCCCTCGGCGCCCTCACCCGCCTGGCCCTCCCGGCACTGCTTCCCCTCGGGGTAGGGATCGCGATGGCCCGGGAGGGCGTTCTGTCACTCCGCCCGTGGGAGGATCGTCCCCGATGA
- a CDS encoding glycosyltransferase family 1 protein: MTPIVVDVSPAVHHRAGLGRYAAELVKALAPLLPGDLAIFYHDAGRADLFPPLDVLPARPCPLPAKPWRLRVMLADFFHRPMDALIGPARLFHATDHLLPPFRALPAVFTLHDLIFRLYPETHMPLNRWFLTLMMPRFLRRADAIIAVSECTRRDAIRWYRVPEDRIMVIYEGVDPRFRPAPPEAIAAVRARYDLPDRFILYVGTIEPRKNLPTLFAAYRIMLERWPDLGLVVGGKRGWLTRGTFRALRDLGLEGRVRFLGYVPDEDLPALYSAAAVFAFPSLYEGFGLPPLEAMACGTPVVVSDASSLPEIVGEAGLRVPPDRPDDWAAALATVLSDATLRARLRERGLQQAARFRWAEAAERTVEVYERVLRSRRTVEALHGGGARVHGQWAQGGSR, encoded by the coding sequence ATGACCCCCATCGTCGTGGATGTCTCCCCCGCGGTCCACCATCGGGCCGGTCTGGGCCGTTATGCCGCCGAGTTGGTGAAGGCGCTGGCCCCCCTGCTGCCCGGCGATCTCGCCATCTTCTACCACGACGCGGGTCGTGCGGATCTCTTCCCGCCCCTGGACGTCCTCCCGGCTCGCCCTTGCCCGCTGCCGGCGAAGCCATGGCGTCTCCGGGTGATGCTGGCGGATTTTTTCCATCGCCCGATGGACGCCCTCATCGGCCCGGCGCGCCTCTTCCACGCGACGGATCATCTCCTCCCGCCGTTCCGTGCGCTCCCCGCGGTGTTCACATTGCACGACCTGATTTTCCGGCTGTATCCGGAAACCCACATGCCGCTGAACCGCTGGTTTCTCACGCTGATGATGCCCCGCTTCCTCCGGCGCGCTGACGCCATCATCGCCGTCTCCGAGTGCACCCGGCGGGATGCCATCCGCTGGTATCGCGTTCCGGAGGATCGGATCATGGTGATCTACGAAGGGGTGGATCCCCGTTTCCGCCCGGCGCCGCCGGAGGCCATCGCGGCCGTCCGAGCCCGATATGATCTGCCGGATCGCTTTATCCTCTACGTGGGGACGATCGAGCCCCGGAAGAACCTCCCGACGCTGTTCGCTGCTTATCGGATCATGCTGGAACGCTGGCCGGATCTGGGCCTGGTGGTGGGGGGGAAGCGCGGGTGGCTCACGAGGGGCACCTTCCGGGCCCTGCGGGATCTGGGGCTGGAGGGACGGGTTCGCTTCCTGGGCTATGTGCCGGATGAGGATCTCCCGGCTCTGTATTCCGCGGCCGCGGTTTTCGCCTTCCCTTCCCTGTATGAGGGCTTCGGCCTTCCGCCGCTGGAGGCGATGGCCTGCGGGACGCCCGTGGTGGTCTCGGATGCCTCATCGCTTCCGGAGATCGTGGGGGAAGCGGGCCTCCGGGTGCCCCCGGATCGCCCGGACGACTGGGCGGCCGCCCTGGCCACCGTGCTTTCCGATGCGACGCTTCGGGCGCGTCTTCGGGAAAGGGGCCTTCAACAGGCGGCCCGGTTCCGCTGGGCGGAGGCGGCGGAACGGACCGTGGAGGTCTATGAACGGGTGCTCCGATCCCGACGGACGGTGGAGGCTCTCCACGGGGGAGGGGCGCGAGTCCACGGACAATGGGCGCAAGGAGGATCTCGATGA
- the udk gene encoding uridine kinase has product MAIAKFRRPVVIGIAGGTGSGKTTVAEAIVRRIGPEYIALIQQDSYYKDQSHLPMEERAQINYDHPDSLDTDLLIQHLKELLNGRPVEVPIYDFTTYTRTPYTRRVEPRPVILVEGILVFVEKALRDLFDIKIYVDADPDIRFIRRLQRDIAERGRTMESVIRQYLSTVRPMHLEFVEPSKRYADIIIPEGGFNTVALDMIVARIRSMLQEAEG; this is encoded by the coding sequence ATGGCGATCGCAAAGTTCCGGCGACCGGTCGTGATCGGAATCGCGGGAGGGACGGGCTCCGGCAAAACTACCGTGGCCGAGGCCATCGTGCGGCGCATCGGCCCGGAGTATATCGCCCTGATCCAGCAGGATAGCTACTATAAGGATCAGAGCCACCTTCCCATGGAAGAGCGGGCCCAGATCAACTATGATCACCCGGACAGCCTGGATACGGACCTCCTGATCCAGCACCTGAAGGAGCTGCTCAATGGGCGCCCCGTGGAGGTCCCGATTTACGATTTCACGACCTACACGCGAACGCCCTACACCCGGCGGGTGGAGCCCCGCCCCGTGATCCTGGTGGAGGGGATCCTGGTGTTCGTGGAGAAGGCGCTGCGGGACCTGTTCGATATCAAGATTTACGTGGATGCCGACCCGGATATCCGGTTCATCCGGCGGCTTCAACGGGATATCGCCGAGCGCGGGCGCACCATGGAATCGGTGATCCGGCAGTATCTTTCCACGGTCCGTCCCATGCATCTGGAGTTCGTCGAGCCCAGCAAGCGCTATGCGGATATCATCATCCCAGAGGGGGGCTTCAATACGGTGGCCCTCGATATGATCGTGGCCCGCATCCGGTCGATGCTCCAGGAGGCGGAGGGATGA
- a CDS encoding Flp family type IVb pilin, producing MVRWLQAWLGLREKGQGLVEYALILALIAVVVIIILSLLGTQVSQVFSQIASTMQGS from the coding sequence ATGGTTCGGTGGCTGCAGGCGTGGCTGGGGTTGCGGGAGAAGGGGCAGGGGCTGGTGGAGTATGCCCTGATCCTGGCGCTCATCGCCGTCGTGGTCATCATCATCCTCAGCTTGCTGGGCACTCAGGTCAGCCAGGTGTTCTCCCAGATCGCCAGCACGATGCAGGGATCGTAA
- a CDS encoding glycosyltransferase family 87 protein, which yields MGSITRPWTLNEIPPISRLVLAVHLGLALGYIGLVLMAFGRGEIWRADFTAHYTGARMVWEGQGATLYHREAQAQRQQEILGGRHLYNGLLPYNRPPFVAIALSPLAAMSLEKAFAIWALFNLLLWAGFLWDLSRWARPWGAAACALTVSAVAALPGFLLSLLLGTFSIWTLAALWAFYRTLREGGEGWAGFFLALASAHPQAALFPALLLIAGRRWKALAVFLASGLGLATASAAILGSGIWIDYLRMLREAAAAFGRHGIDPEVMINLKGLLARLYPPIGGDKGAWVNGLSALGLAIGAFATLMLWRSPWRPGEPDFDLRFGLTFAMGLFLSPHANPQDGLLIALPGVLVYRFLRIPSGARPMMRQAFEGIAIAFPGLWLAERFTIGSSMSVTLGTIALIVTGCWLRSRGNMQ from the coding sequence ATGGGTTCCATAACGCGTCCATGGACCTTGAACGAGATCCCACCGATATCCCGGCTGGTTCTGGCCGTGCACCTGGGCCTCGCCCTGGGATACATCGGGCTGGTCCTGATGGCCTTTGGGCGGGGGGAGATATGGCGGGCGGATTTCACGGCGCACTACACCGGCGCCCGTATGGTGTGGGAAGGCCAGGGGGCCACGCTATATCACCGGGAGGCCCAGGCCCAACGTCAGCAGGAGATTCTCGGCGGGCGCCACCTCTATAACGGCCTTCTCCCCTATAATCGTCCTCCTTTCGTCGCCATTGCCCTGAGCCCGCTGGCCGCCATGTCGCTGGAAAAAGCTTTTGCCATCTGGGCTCTTTTCAATCTGCTGCTCTGGGCGGGTTTCCTGTGGGATCTGAGCCGGTGGGCCCGGCCGTGGGGCGCAGCGGCCTGTGCCCTCACGGTGAGCGCTGTGGCGGCCCTTCCGGGTTTCCTGCTCTCGCTGCTCCTCGGAACGTTCTCCATATGGACCCTGGCGGCCCTCTGGGCGTTCTACCGGACGTTGCGGGAGGGCGGGGAGGGATGGGCAGGGTTCTTCCTGGCTCTGGCGAGCGCGCATCCTCAGGCGGCGCTGTTCCCGGCCCTGCTGCTGATCGCGGGGCGGCGCTGGAAAGCCCTGGCGGTCTTCCTGGCTTCGGGCCTGGGGCTCGCCACGGCCTCGGCGGCAATTCTGGGCAGTGGGATCTGGATCGATTACCTGCGGATGCTGAGAGAGGCGGCCGCAGCCTTCGGGCGACATGGGATCGATCCCGAGGTCATGATCAACCTGAAAGGCCTCCTCGCCCGGCTTTACCCCCCCATTGGGGGGGATAAGGGGGCGTGGGTGAACGGGCTTTCGGCCCTCGGTCTGGCTATTGGGGCCTTCGCCACCCTCATGCTCTGGCGAAGCCCATGGCGCCCAGGGGAGCCGGATTTCGATCTCCGTTTCGGTCTCACCTTCGCCATGGGCCTTTTCCTTTCCCCCCATGCGAACCCCCAGGATGGCCTGCTGATCGCCTTGCCCGGGGTTCTGGTGTATCGCTTCCTGCGGATTCCATCCGGGGCCCGACCCATGATGAGGCAGGCCTTTGAAGGGATCGCGATCGCATTCCCCGGTCTGTGGCTGGCGGAACGGTTCACCATCGGGTCGAGCATGAGCGTTACCCTCGGGACCATCGCATTGATCGTCACCGGTTGCTGGTTGAGATCAAGAGGCAACATGCAGTAG